The Gadus macrocephalus chromosome 20, ASM3116895v1 genome includes a region encoding these proteins:
- the usp9 gene encoding probable ubiquitin carboxyl-terminal hydrolase FAF-X isoform X6, which yields MTATTRGSPVGGNDSQGQGQAPDAQSQPPLPQNQASSPNSSNENSPVSPPDEPGQGDGPPQLEEEEPAFPHTDLAKLDDMINRPRWVVPVLPKGELEVLLEAAIDLSKKGLDVKCEACQRFFRDGLTISFTKILTDEAVSGWKFEIHRCIINNTHRLVELCVAKLSQDWFPLLELLAMATNPHCKFHIYNGTRPSETVPAGAQLADDELFARPPDPRSPKGWLVDLINKFGTLNGFQMLHDRFMSGQALNVQIIAALIKPFGQCYEFLTLHTVKKYFLPVIEMVPQFLENLTDEELKKEAKNEAKNDALSMIIKSLKNLASRVPGQEETVKNLEIFRLKMILRLLQISSFNGKMNALNEVNKVISSVSYYTHRHNPEEEEWLTAERMAEWIQQNHILSIVLRDSLHQPQYVEKLEKILRFVIKEKALTMQDLDNIWAAQAGKHEAIVKNVHDLLAKLAWDFSPEQLDHLFDCFKASWTNASKKQREKLLELIRRLAEDDKDGVMAHKVLNLLWNLAHSDDVPVDIMDQALSAHIKILDYSCSQDRDTQKIQWIDRFIEELRTNEKWVIPALKQIREICSLFGEAPQNLSQTQRSPHVFYRHDLINQLQHNHALVTLVAENLSAYMETMRQFSKAEQAEFDPQTVRPGSRYSHVQEVQERLNFLRFLLKDGQLWLCAPQAKQIWKCLAENAVFLCDREACFKWLTVCPDANRYSKLMGDEPDLDPDINKDFFENNVLQLDPSLLTENGMKCFERFFKAVNCREGKLVAKRRAYMMDDLELIGLDYLWRVVIQGSDDIASRAIDLMKEIYTNLGPKLQVNQVEIHEDFIQSCFDRLKASYDTLCVLDGDKDSINCARQEAIRMVRVLTVLKEYINECDSDYHEERTILPMSRAFRGKHITLIVRFPNQGRQVDDLDIWSHTNDTIGSVRRGILNRIKANATHTKIELFIGGEAVDPADDRKLIGQLNLKDKTVSPAPASKMHEPELLITAKLTQVSANMPSSPDSSSDSSTGSPGNHGNHYSDGPNPEVESCLPGVIMSLHLRYISFLWQVADLGCNLNMPLLRDGARVLMKLMPPDNTTVANLRAVCLDHAKLGENSLSPTLDSRFFGPSPSQVLYLIEVVYALLMPASATLGEDASDFQYNFLKSGGLPLVLSMLTRNNFLPSADMETRRGAYLNALKIAKLLLTAVGFGHVKAVAEACQPNTEGSVPVSPINQATHDQALVLQSALQNIPNPASECMLRNVAIRLAQQISDENFFQASKYIPDICVIRAIQKIVWASGCGTVQLVFSSNEEISKIYEKTNAAKEPDGEDEQVCCEALEVMTLCFALMPTALDTLSKEKAWQTFIIDLLLHCHSKSVRQMAQEQFFLMATRCCMGHRPLLFFITLLFTVLGSTAKERAKHAGDYFTLLRHLLNYAYNSNINLPNAEVLLNNEIDWLKRIRDEVKQTGETGVEETILEGHIGVTKELLAFQTPEKKYHIGCEKGGANLIKELIDDFIFPASNVYLQYMKSGEFPTEQAIPVCSSPASINAGFELLVALAVGCVRNLKQIVDTLTDMYYRGCETLTEWEYLPPVGPRPTKGFVGLKNAGATCYMNSVIQQLYMIPPIRNGILAIEGTGTDVDDDMSGDEKPENESNVDPRDEVFSYHHQFDDKPASKSEDRKEYNIGVLRHLQVIFGHLAASRLQYYVPRGFWKQFRLWGEPVNLREQHDALEFFNSLVDSLDEALKALGHPPMLSKVLGGSFADQKICQGCPHRYECEESFTTLNVDIRNHQNLLDSMEQYVKGDLLEGANAYHCEKCNKKVDTVKRLLIKKLPPVLAIQLKRFDYDWERECAIKFNDYFEFPRELDMEPYTVAGVAKLEGDDVNPENQVIQQNEPSEPSPPGSSKYRLVGVLVHSGQASGGHYYSYIIQRNGGDGERNRWYKFDDGDVTECKMDDEEEMKNQCFGGEYMGEVFDHMMKRMSYRRQKRWWNAYILFYERMDSLDKDSELVKYISELTLANSKPNQVKMPGVIECSVRKQNVQFMHNRMQYSLEYFQFIKKLLTCNSVYLNPPPGQDHLLPEAEEIAMISVQLAARFLFSTGFHTKKVVRGPASDWYDALCVLLRHSKNVRYWFAHNVLFAYANCFSEYLLECPSAEVRGALAKLIVFIAHFSLQDGPYPSPVTSPVPASPGCDNLSLSDHLLRAVLNLLRREVSEHGRHLQQYFNLFVMYANLGLAEKTQLLKLSVPGTFMLVALDEGPGPPIKYQYAELGKLYTVVSQLVRCCDVSTRMQSSINGNPPLANPYGDANLTTPVMPVQQLVAEILFVRTSYVKKIIEDCSNSEETVKLLRFSCWENPQFSSTVLSELLWQVRDQPCRRGSQPVAYSYTYELRPYLDLLLQILLIEDSWQTHRIHNVLKGIPDDRDGLFDTIQRSKNHYQKRAYQCIKCMVALFSNCSVAYQILQSNGDLKRKWTWAVEWLGDELERRPYTGNPQYTYNNWSPPVQSNETSNGYFLERSHSARMTLAKACELCPEECHLTKHEAVSEEDATMPKSSSPQQLLPGEGTAQQQQHTEPDDQEATEDQDSSPPEDTSLYPHSPGTTQFQQNNHPHGQPYTGPAAQHMNNPQRPGPATAPATGTSLTPTQTPTLTPAPGPGPGPGPGPTPGPGQVQGPGPGPGPRAQENWESTEEVTPAPAPAPAPTPPKE from the exons AGGTGTAtcatcaacaacacacaccggCTGGTGGAGCTGTGTGTGGCCAAGCTCTCTCAGGACTGGTTCCCTCTACTTGAGCTGCTGGCCATGGCCACCAACCCCCACTGCAAGTTCCACATCTACAACGGCACGCGGCCCTCAGAGACCGTTCCCGCCGGGGCCCAGCTGGCCGACGATGAGCTATtcgcccgccctccagaccctCGCTCCCCCAAG GGCTGGTTGGTGGACCTAATAAACAAATTTGGCACGTTAAACGGGTTCCAAATGCTGCACGATCGCTTCATGAGTGGCCAAGCACTGAACGTCCAGATCATCGCTGCACTTATCAA GCCTTTTGGCCAGTGTTACGAGTTCCTCACATTGCACACAGTGAAGAAGTACTTCCTCCCAGTCATTGAGATGGTCCCCCAGTTTCTGGAGAACCTGACCGACGAAGAGCTAAAAAAAGAGGCCAAGAATGAAGCCAAAAACGATGCACTGTCCATGATAATCAAGTCCCTGAAGAACCTGGCATCTCGTGTCCCAGGGCAGGAGGAGACCGTGAAGAATTTAGAGATTTTTAGGTTAAAAATGATTCTTAG GTTATTGCAAATTTCCTCTTTTAACGGGAAAATGAATGCACTAAATGAGGTGAACAAGGTGATCTCCAGTGTCTCCTACTACACCCACCGGCATAacccagaggaagaggagtggttGACTGCGGAGCGCATGGCT GAGTGGATCCAGCAAAACCATATCCTGTCGATTGTGCTCAGGGACAGCCTGCACCAGCCACAATATGTTGAGAAACTGGAGAAAATCCTGCGCTTCGTCATCAAGGAGAAAGCACTTACCATGCAGGATCTAGACAATATCTGGGCTGCACAG gctgGCAAGCACGAGGCCATAGTGAAAAACGTCCACGATCTTCTCGCCAAGCTGGCATGGGATTTCTCCCCCGAGCAGCTCGACCACCTCTTTGACTGTTTTAAG GCAAGCTGGACCAACGCAAGCAAGAAGCAGCGGGAGAAGCTCCTTGAGCTGATCCGGCGTCTGGCGGAGGACGATAAGGACGGGGTGATGGCCCACAAGGTTCTCAACCTGCTGTGGAACCTGGCCCACAGCGACGACGTGCCCGTGGACATCATGGACCAGGCCCTTAGCGCACACATTAAGATACTGGACTATAGCTGCTCACAG GACAGGGATACGCAGAAGATCCAATGGATCGACCGCTTCATAGAGGAGCTGCGCACCAACGAGAAATGGGTGATACCGGCCCTGAAGCAGATCAGAGAGATATGTAGCCTGTTCGGAGAAGCCCCACAGAACCTTAG TCAAACGCAGAGGAGCCCCCATGTTTTCTACCGCCATGACCTGATCAACCAGCTGCAGCACAACCATGCCTTGGTCACCCTGGTGGCTGAAAACCTCTCCGCCTACATGGAGACCATGAGGCAGTTTTCCAAAG CGGAACAGGCAGAGTTTGACCCCCAGACAGTGAGGCCTGGGAGTCGCTACAGCCACGTCCAGGAAGTACAGGAGCGGCTCAACTTCCTGAg GTTTCTGTTGAAAGACGGCCAGCTGTGGTTGTGTGCCCCCCAGGCCAAGCAAATCTGGAAATGTCTGGCTGAGAACGCCGTGTTCCTCTGTGACCGGGAAGCCTGCTTCAAATG GCTCACGGTCTGCCCCGATGCCAACAGGTATTCAAAGCTGATGGGGGACGAGCCAGACCTCGATCCAGACATCAACAAAGACTTCTTTGAGAACAACGTGCTGCAGCTGGACCCCTCCCTGCTGACGGAGAACGGCATGAAGTGCTTTGAGCGGTTCTTCAAGGCCGTCAACTGCAGGGAGGGCAAGCTGGTGGCCAAGCGCCGGGCCTACATGATGGACGACCTGGAGTTGATAGGGCTGGACTACCTCTGGAGG gTGGTTATTCAAGGAAGTGATGACATCGCCAGCCGAGCCATAGACCTAATGAAGGAGATCTACACAAACCTCGGACCAAAACTGCAAGTCAATCAG GTGGAGATCCACGAGGATTTCATCCAGTCCTGCTTCGACCGGCTGAAGGCGTCCTACGACACGCTGTGTGTGTTGGACGGGGACAAGGACAGCATCAACTGTGCGCGCCAGGAGGCGATCCGCATGGTGCGCGTGCTCACCGTGCTCAAGGAGTACATCAACGAGTGTGACAGCGACTACCACGAGGAGCGGACCATACTGCCCATGTCCAG GGCTTTCCGAGGGAAGCACATCACGTTGATCGTGCGTTTCCCGAACCAGGGTCGCCAGGTGGACGACCTGGACATCTGGTCCCACACCAACGACACCATCGGCTCGGTGCGGCGGGGCATCCTCAACCGGATAAAGGCCAACGCCACGCACACCAAGATAGAGCTCTTCATCGGCGGGGAGGCCGTGGACCCGGCCGACGACCGCAAGCTCATTGGACAGCTCAACCTGAAGGATAAGACGGTCAGCCCCGCCCCTGCGTCCAAAATGCATGAACCTGAATTG CTGATCACAGCCAAGCTGACTCAGGTGAGCGCCAACATGCCCTCCAGTCCGGACAGCTCCTCCGATTCGTCAACCGGTTCGCccggtaaccatggcaaccactACAGCGACGGGCCCAACCCTGAGGTGGAGAGCTGCCTGCCTGGTGTG atcATGTCGTTGCACCTGCGTTACATCTCCTTCCTGTGGCAGGTTGCCGACCTGGGCTGCAACCTCAACATGCCTCTGCTCAGAGATGGAGCCCGCGTGCTTATGAAGCTCATGCCCCCTG ATAACACCACCGTGGCCAATCTGCGCGCCGTGTGTCTGGACCACGCCAAGCTGGGCGAGAACAGCCTCAGCCCCACACTGGACTCCCGCTTCTTCGGCCCCTCGCCCTCACAAGTGCTCTACCTCATCGAG GTGGTGTACGCTCTCCTGATGCCCGCCAGCGCCACCCTGGGGGAGGACGCCAGCGACTTCCAGTACAACTTCCTGAAGAGCGGCGGGCTGCCGCTGGTGCTGAGCATGCTCACCAGGAACAACTTCCTGCCGTCGGCGGACATGGAGACGCGGCGCGGGGCCTACCTCAACGCGCTCAAGATCGCCAAGCTGCTGCTGACCGCCGTGGGCTTCGGGCACGTCAAGGCCGTGGCGGAGGCCTGCCAGCCCAACACCGAGGGCAGTGTCCCCGTCTCACCG ATCAACCAGGCCACTCACGACCAGGCCCTGGTCCTACAGAGCGCCTTGCAGAACATCCCCAACCCGGCGTCTGAATGCATGCTGCGCAACGTGGCCATCCGTCTGGCCCAGCAGATCTCAGATGAG AACTTCTTCCAGGCCTCAAAGTACATCCCGGACATCTGTGTGATCCGGGCGATACAGAAGATCGTCTGGGCTTCGGGCTGTGGCACAGTGCAGCTCGTCTTCAGCTCCAACGAGGAGATCAGCAAGATCTATGAGAAG ACCAACGCGGCTAAGGAGCCCGACGGGGAGGACGAGCAGGTATGCTGCGAGGCCCTGGAGGTGATGACCCTGTGTTTCGCCCTCATGCCCACGGCTCTGGACACCCTCAGTAAGGAGAAGGCCTGGCAGACCTTCATCATAGACCTGCTGCTCCACTGTCACAGCAA GTCGGTGCGTCAGATGGCCCAGGAGCAGTTCTTCCTGATGGCCACCAGGTGTTGCATGGGCCACAgacccctcctcttcttcatcaccCTCCTCTTCACTGTGCTCGGG AGCACTGCCAAAGAGCGGGCCAAGCACGCGGGCGACTACTTCACCCTGCTGCGACACCTGCTTAACTACGCCTACAACAGCAACATCAACCTTCCCAACGCTGAGGTGCTGCTCAACAACGAGATCGACTGGCTCAAGAGGATCCGG GATGAGGTCAAGCAGACGGGTGAGACGGGTGTGGAGGAGACCATCCTGGAAGGTCACATCGGCGTGACGAAGGAGCTGCTGGCCTTCCAGACCCCAGAGAAGAAGTACCACATTGGCTGTGAGAAAGGCGGCGCAAACCTCATCAAG GAGCTGATCGACGACTTCATCTTCCCGGCGTCCAACGTCTACCTGCAGTACATGAAGAGCGGCGAGTTCCCCACGGAGCAGGCCATTCCGGTGTGCAGCAGCCCGGCCTCCATCAACGCTGGCTTCGAGCTGCTGGTGGCCCTGGCCGTCGGCTGCGTCCGCAACCTCAAGCAGATCGTGGACACTCTGACGGACATGTACTACCGAG gatGCGAGACCCTCACGGAGTGGGAGTACCTTCCCCCTGTGGGGCCCCGGCCCACCAAGGGCTTCGTGGGTCTGAAGAACGCGGGCGCCACCTGCTACATGAACTCGGTCATCCAGCAGCTCTACATGATCCCCCCCATCCGCAACGGCATCCTGGCCATCGAGGGCACGGGCACCGACGTGGACGACGACATGTCTGGGGACGAGAAGCCGGAGAACGAG AGCAACGTGGACCCGCGCGACGAGGTGTTCAGCTACCACCACCAGTTCGACGACAAGCCGGCCAGCAAGtcggaggacaggaaggagtaCAACATCGGGGTGCTGCGCCACCTGCAGGTCATCTTCGGCCACCTGGCGGCCTCCAGGCTGCAGTACTACGTCCCCAGGGGATTCTGGAAGCAGTTCAg GTTATGGGGGGAGCCGGTGAATCTGCGGGAGCAGCACGATGCTCTGGAGTTCTTCAACTCGCTGGTGGACAGTCTGGACGAGGCCTTGAAAGCCCTCGGACACCCCCCTATGCTCAGCAAAGTGCTGGGAGGCTCCTTTGCCGACCAGAAGATTTGTCAGGGTTGCCCCCACAG GTACGAGTGTGAGGAGTCTTTCACCACGCTGAATGTAGACATCAGGAATCACCAGAACCTGCTGGACTCCATGGAGCAGTATGTGAAAGGGGACCTGCTTGAGGGTGCCAACGCCTACCACTGTGAGAAGTGCAACAAGAAG GTGGACACGGTGAAGCGGCTGCTGATCAAGAAGCTGCCCCCGGTGCTGGCCATCCAGCTGAAGCGCTTCGACTACGACTGGGAGCGGGAGTGCGCCATCAAGTTCAACGACTACTTCGAGTTCCCCCGGGAGCTGGACATGGAGCCGTACACGGTGGCGGGCGTGGCCAAGCTGGAGGGGGACGACGTCAACCCCGAGAACCAGGTGATCCAGCAGAACGAGCCCTCGGAGCCCTCGCCCCCCGGCAGCTCCAAGTACCGCCTGGTGGGGGTGCTGGTGCACTCGGGGCAGGCCAGCGGCGGCCACTACTACTCCTACATCATCCAGAGGAACGGCGGCGACGGCGAGCGCAACCGCTGGTACAAGTTCGACGACGGCGACGTGACGGAGTGCAAGatggacgacgaggaggagatgaagaaccAGTGCTTCGGCGGCGAGTACATGGGCGAGGTGTTTGACCACATGATGAAGAGGATGTCGTACCGCCGGCAGAAGCGCTGGTGGAACGCCTACATCCTCTTCTACGAGCGCATGGACTCCTTGGACAAAGACAGCGAGCTGGTCAAGTACATCTCGGAGCTGACGCTGGCCAACAGCAAGCCCAACCAGGTCAAGATGCCGGGCGTCATCGAGTGCAGCGTGCGCAAGCAGAACGTCCAGTTCATGCACAACCGGATGCAATACAGCTTGGAATATTTCCAGTTCATTAAGAAGCTCCTCACCTGTAACAGTGTCTATTTAAACCCTCCTCCAG GGCAAGACCATCTGTTGCCCGAGGCCGAGGAGATCGCTATGATTAGTGTCCAGCTGGCTGCCAGGTTCCTCTTCAGCACAGGTTTCCACACAAAGAAAGTAGTGCGTGGTCCTGCCAGCGACTG GTATGATGCCCTGTGTGTCCTCCTAAGACACAGTAAGAACGTCCGCTACTGGTTTGCACACAACGTCCTGTTCGCCTACGCCAACTGCTTCTCCGAGTACCTGCTGGAGTGCCCGAGCGCCGAGGTCCGCGGCGCCCTGGCCAAGCTCATCGTCTTCATCGCACACTTCTCCCTCCAAGACGGGCCCTACccctcccccgtcacctccccCGTACCCGCCAGTCCG GGCTGTGATAACCTGAGTCTGAGCGACCACCTCCTGCGAGCTGTGCTCAACCTGCTGAGGAGGGAGGTGTCTGAACACGGCCGTCACCTGCAGCAGTACTTTAACCTCTTTGTGATGTACGCCAATCTGG GGCTAGCAGAGAAGACTCAGCTGCTCAAGCTGAGCGTGCCGGGCACCTTCATGCTGGTGGCTCTGGACGAGGGCCCCGGCCCTCCCATCAAGTACCAGTATGCCGAGCTGGGCAAGCTGTACACCGTGGTCTCCCAGCTGGTGCGGTGCTGCGACGTCTCCACGCGCATGCAGTCCTCCATCAACG gTAACCCTCCTCTAGCAAACCCTTACGGGGACGCCAACCTGACCACGCCGGTCATGCCGGTGCAGCAGCTGGTGGCTGAGATCCTGTTTGTGCGGACCAGCTACGTGAAGAAGATCATCGAGGACTGCAGCAACTCTGAGGAGACGGTGAAGCTGCTGCGCTTCAGCTGCTGGGAGAACCCCCAGTTCTCCTCCACGGTGCTCAGCGAGCTCCTCTGGCAGGTGAGGGACCAACCCTGCAGACGTGGTTCCCAACCG GTGGCGTATTCCTACACCTATGAGCTGAGGCCTTACCTGGACCTGCTGCTACAGATCCTGCTAATCGAGGATTCCTGGCAAACGCACCG GATCCACAACGTGCTCAAGGGCATCCCCGACGACAGGGACGGGCTGTTTGACACCATTCAGCGCTCCAAAAACCACTATCAGAAGCGGGCCTACCAGTGCATCAAGTGCATGGTGGCGCTCTTCAGCAACTGCTCCGTGGCGTACCAGATCCTGCAG AGCAACGGCGACCTGAAGCGCAAGTGGACGTGGGCGGTGGAGTGGCTGGGCGACGAGCTGGAGCGGAGACCTTACACGGGGAACCCCCAGTACACCTACAACAACTGGTCGCCCCCCGTCCAGAGCAACGAGACCTCCAACGGCTACTTCCTGGAGCGCTCCCACAGCGCACGCATGACCCTGGCCAAGGCCTGCGAGCTCTGTCCCGAGGAG TGTCACTTAACGAAGCACGAGGCTGTGTCTGAAGAAGACGCCACAATGCCGAAATCGTCCTCGCCACAGCAGCTTTTGCCAGGGGAAGGCAcggcacagcagcagcagcacact GAGCCTGACGACCAGGAGGCCACCGAAGACCAGGACTCTTCCCCTCCAGAAGACACCTCCCTCTACCCTCACTCTCCTGGAACTACTCAGTTTCAGCAG AACAACCACCCCCATGGACAGCCATACACGGGGCCGGCCGCCCAGCACATGAACAACCCGCAGCGCCCTGGGCCGGCCACCGCCCCGGCGACGGGCACCTCCCTGACCCCGACGCAgaccccaaccctgacccccgccccaggcccaggcccaggcccaggcccaggcccgaCCCCCGGTCCCGGCCAGGTCCAAGGTCCGGGGCCGGGCCCGGGGCCGCGAGCACAAGAGAACTGGGAGAGCACTGAGGAGGTGACCCCGGCGCCCGCTCCCGCTCCCGCGCCTACTCCACCCAAGGAGTAA